GAGATCCTTCTCGCACTGTTTACGGGCTTCGGTGCAGCCCATGTGGCTGGTTCTGGGCATACAAGGCTCTATGGCTCGCTTGGTCATCTTACATAAAGTGTCCGAGGCGCACTCGCAGTCCTCCAGTGCCGGGCCGTTCACAGTCAGGTTAAGCTGAATGATGGAAGAAATGCAGTGGCTAGGGCATTTCTTCCTATTGCCGTTTATTACCGGACCACACGCGTGTAAATACTGAGTATACGCGTAGTGACACTCCGGTTCTCCTTGGCACTTCATGATAGCCTGCCAGCATATCAAACGCTGGATGTGTGCCGGTGATGCGGTGCATAAACGACTAAAACATATCAATGCACagccgatggacaaaatcaataTCTGCAGCCGTAGAGTGACTGCAGGGTTGTCAGGCCGTGCCATTCCTTGATGTGCCCACATGCAACTGCTTAAAAATTAACTTATTGGGTCAAGGGTTTCTATTTGTTGGTCCATCATCCATAATGTTTCTCTGTTCTTACCAGAGATTGAAACAAACAACTCCCCTTGTTCCATGCCCGCCGTCGTCTAGCAGCGTTTTGTTGACCACTTTAGTTAAGTGTGTTCATATTTGTTCCTTCACTTTCCACAGAAACATGCATCGAAATTTATCTATGGACAAAACTCCATATGGTTGGAATGAATCCCATTTGCTCACTGCCGCGAAAGCAAAACGTGCAGCAACATCTTGATGCGCGTCGACTCTTTCTTCGCTGCTCTTGACTGCAGTAATCCAGCAATAAATCTACGCTTTAAAAATTACATCAAAACATCCCAAAAAGCGATCTCACACTGCATATTGTTCAAATAACAAAGCTGGAAAAAGTACAACTCACTCTGACTCCTCTCTGGGACTTGTTGGTGTATCCGTTCAGTTACCCAGACCCCCAGAAGTACGCATGCAGCACACTATTGGTCCGATCAGTTGTTGTGATTTCTGACGTCATTTGAGGGTGGAGGTCAGAACTTGATGAAGGTCGAGAATGTGGAGAGGGTGCGGGCCGTAATTTGACTTGATAAAGCATCAGTCCCCGCCTACAGCTAGAATATTTTGGCTGTCAAAGTGCATTGCATCTCTCATCCGATGTCTCTGCCCAACCCTCAGCACCCAAAAAGCTCTCAGTTCTAATTGAacgtaattattattttaacttgtAGCCACTTATTTTGCTCGACAGACCTCAGCATGTCCTAAGAAGTGTTTTAATAAGTATCCATAAAAGTAGCTTATTAACCTGAGAAATAACATGAAGAAAAGGGACAGAACTTTTATAGGAAAATATCTGAATAAGGTTGATACCACAAAACACCATTTATCATTTAATaccatttaataaaatatagcctatacatgttattttgtttgatttaaaataGAATAACCTCTGGATTCTCAGTGAAAAATCTTGATCCATTGCTTCCATTCCTCACAAATAAggaaattgtcattttgaaggGAAAATGATcaggtttatttttaaatacccattttttaagaaaacatcAAACCAGACATTCTAAAGGAATTGACATAGACTTCGCATACAGGTTTTTGTGTTCTTATAGTTTACATGGTTTCATTTTACATTGGTTTATGTCTCTCCAAGTCTAACAGGCAGCATTTTGCAgacatgttgttttattttgctaAGGAGAATTACCATTACAAACACTTGTAGATATTgttaaggtgttttctgtgatgaCATGCCCTAAGCATTGCATATGGTCTGCAGTGAGGGTCAGGACTGCATGAACAACCCTTTGATCCTTTCTGGTTGGTTTGATTAACAGGCTTCTGTTCTCACACTTCCCCATCCTCCACAGCATTACACAAAAACCCTTGGCTTGTTCATGTTCAACATCCAGATAGTAGCAGGTTTTGAGATGTTTATTAACTATATATTTGATGTTATGTATATATCTCAATTCCATTAAACAAATAGCATTGACTTCCTAGCTCATGTACACATTCTAAATGACGGATTATGATCATCACCTGGCCCAGATCTGCAGAAAGAGAAGGAGCAGTTTTTGGAGAACAGAGTGGACTGTGTTATCCATGCTACATTGGCCCTATCACACTGCTGCACTCAAACCACAAAGCTTGGGCAGCTGGCCAAAAATGCCCCCTATCCCTACCCCCACCTTTCAACATTTTCTCCTTTTCCCAATTAGAGAGATTAGATGGCCTATTTGGGAGGAAAGGAGCAAACAGTCTCATGCAAATTGGGACATTCCACTGTAAAACTGTAATAGCACATCCATTTCTCTTGATGGCATGACGTGAGATTCACAATGTTGTTTTGAAAGGGTAATGAGAAAAGTGCTGTAGTTTTGCTATCTAATGTGCTAATATTCAgaaagatatattttaaataatagatCCATCACATTTTCTAAAATCACAAAACTATAACACAACAAGCAACGAAACTGCTTGCCCAACACAGTGAGAAAACTGAATATGAGCCCTGTACATTTTCGTTCACACGCAGAGAACTCCAGAGTTCAAGGCTTCACTCCTCACAAAGGATGATTTTGTTCGATCTGGTGAGACTATTA
This Ctenopharyngodon idella isolate HZGC_01 chromosome 5, HZGC01, whole genome shotgun sequence DNA region includes the following protein-coding sequences:
- the gas1b gene encoding growth arrest-specific protein 1b — translated: MWAHQGMARPDNPAVTLRLQILILSIGCALICFSRLCTASPAHIQRLICWQAIMKCQGEPECHYAYTQYLHACGPVINGNRKKCPSHCISSIIQLNLTVNGPALEDCECASDTLCKMTKRAIEPCMPRTSHMGCTEARKQCEKDLECSTAMRDYLYHCRKLFSGERCSDDCRRVITNMRSIPKAQLLDTCVCDGTERTICEYVKVSMKNLCFNDRYVGSGFSDTEDDLEEDYETDYEEEENDAWDLRAQKCSIVMSTILTFLAFVILR